The Ornithinimicrobium faecis genome includes a window with the following:
- a CDS encoding helix-turn-helix transcriptional regulator, with amino-acid sequence MAFLAGADLPTVVRDRIRSELRTLQRSKSFDVLFAGGVAGPQLHLSDFAGTQSKVLRGLVIKAERGAGGRAIVERRPVRVERYRTARSITHDYVRQITAEGIQSLVAAPIIVKRVTRGVVYGGLRQQTSLGDNPAAELEKVAGAAAHDLEVQDEVDFRLRALTETVQGADSGDRARMSESITESYLALKEIAQAVETPELRDRIVAVEEALRALTAPPGGPTVHLTPRELDVLSYVSLGCSNAEIGERLSLTTDTVKSYMRNLMAKLGARTRHAAVVEARRQGLIP; translated from the coding sequence GTGGCGTTCCTGGCGGGAGCAGACCTCCCCACCGTGGTCAGAGACCGCATCCGATCAGAGCTGCGCACCCTGCAGCGCAGCAAGTCTTTTGACGTGCTGTTCGCCGGTGGCGTGGCGGGCCCACAGTTGCACCTGTCCGACTTTGCCGGCACCCAGAGCAAGGTGCTGCGCGGGCTCGTGATCAAAGCCGAGCGCGGCGCCGGTGGTCGGGCCATCGTGGAGCGTCGGCCGGTGCGCGTCGAGCGCTATCGCACCGCGCGGAGCATCACCCACGACTACGTCCGACAGATCACGGCAGAGGGCATCCAGTCGCTGGTGGCGGCTCCGATCATCGTCAAACGCGTCACGCGTGGCGTGGTCTATGGAGGCCTGCGCCAACAGACATCCCTGGGCGACAACCCGGCCGCGGAGCTGGAGAAGGTGGCCGGTGCTGCGGCCCACGACCTCGAGGTCCAGGACGAGGTGGACTTCCGCCTGCGTGCCCTCACCGAGACAGTCCAGGGGGCGGACAGCGGTGACCGCGCGCGGATGTCCGAGTCGATCACCGAGAGCTATCTGGCGCTAAAGGAGATCGCCCAGGCCGTCGAGACCCCGGAGTTGCGGGACCGGATCGTGGCGGTCGAAGAGGCGCTGCGGGCGCTGACCGCACCACCGGGCGGCCCGACCGTCCACCTGACGCCGCGCGAGCTCGACGTGCTGTCCTATGTCAGCCTCGGCTGCAGCAACGCAGAGATCGGCGAGCGGCTCAGCCTGACCACGGACACCGTGAAGAGCTATATGCGCAACCTGATGGCCAAGTTGGGGGCGCGGACCCGGCACGCCGCCGTCGTCGAGGCGCGACGACAGGGCCTCATCCCCTGA